From Panthera uncia isolate 11264 chromosome D3 unlocalized genomic scaffold, Puncia_PCG_1.0 HiC_scaffold_8, whole genome shotgun sequence:
TGACTCCCAGAGTGACCCCGCCAGATTATTCACCGCCCCCTCCTCGGTTTTCATCTGCATAACACATACGCatacctccctcccctctccccccaaggaaaaggcagagattaaCCCCTTTTTCCCCCTAGAAAGAACAGACCCTGTCCTCGGTGCTGAAGCGACAGACGCAGCCTGCCCCCACTCCCAAGGAATTTCACATGAGAATGAAAGCCCAAGAAAAAGTCATAGAACACCAGCAGCTGCAGGGCACCCCAAATTCCAGGGACCCCTTTTCTATCTGACCCTCTGTTAGGGCTTATGGGGGTAAGGGATTTTGGTACCCTGAAAGCATTCCACCACTTAGCTGGGGGCGAAAAGGGATGCCTATCGCCGCACCCACTTCTCTgctgtgggagtgggggagagatgACAAAGTCGAAGTGGAGGGAAGATGGACTTCCTAGTTGTGCGAAAGCAGCTGCCATATCCACGGGCAGTATATGGGTCCCCTTTCCTAGTTCAGCCAgagacacccccccacacacacacaaagcaaaagctgtgggggggcggggagggggtttCTAGTTGCAGCCTGTCCCAGGGCAGGGCCCCCTCTTGGTACAGACAGGAAAAtcaggggtgggggacacagcttgtccaaggtcatttGGCCAGCAAACTGTGGAGCTGACTTCAGTGTGCAGACCCTGGCCTGAATTCTCTCTCACACAGCCCATGTTCCTCCTGCCTATTCATGGCATCCTCTGCCTCTTTCACTGAGGGTCCCCCTTGCTGGGGCCAGCTGCAGAGCCTACCTCCTCCTATACTGTGGAGACCACTGTGTCTCCCATCTGGGCTCCCCTTTCACCATCTTCTGAAGTGTTTCCCATACCCCCAATTCAGGGTAGCCTTGCCCCCCTTCCCAACTCCAAGTCCCCCTCCCCTATTCCGCAGCCGGCTGCAGTTTCTTGAGGCCTCTCCTGGTGGGTCCCAAGCTATTAGGGAAAAAGTGTACCTCCATTCAGGAGTCTTCTATCTCTACCTTCTGCAGCACCCATCATGAGTCCATTTAGGATTACTTTGCTCCCTCCCTTATTCTGGGCCATCTCCAGACACGCTACACCCCCTATCTGAAGGTCCTAACTTTCAGGAAAATTTTGTGCCCCCCCATTCAGGGGTCCCCTCATCCTACTGACTACAGAGTCATCCATCACTCCATCCCAAAGGCGACCTGCCCCTATTCCCACCAGGACTCCTTGTCATCTCCCCATTTCGGACCCCTTTTCTGTTTCCGAACACAGTAGCAGGGTCTTCGGACTCGCACCCAGGGGTCCCCGCCATTCCACTCCAGGAGTCCTCTACCCCCTAACTCGATCTCAGGGTGGTCCTCTGACGTCGCGTTGATTCCCCTTCAATCCAGagtccccctgccccgcccctctcACTGCGGCGGAGCTGCCGGACCCGGGCcgcgggggaggagggagagagggcggggccctcctcccccgccccccccaaactGCCTAGGGGCTGGACCCGACCGGGCTGCTATAAAAAGGCCGGCATCCCAGTGCTGCCGCAGTGCCGCCCGCCCCGTCTCGGCCTCGGGCTTCCCCCTCCACCGGCGGCCGCACCTGCTCCGGCCATGATGAGCTTCAGCGGCGCGGACGCGCTGCTGGGCGCCCCGTTCGCGCCGCTACATGGAGGCGGCAGCCTGCACTACGCGCTGGCCCGCAAGGGCGGAGCGCGTTCTGCTGCCGGCTCATCCAGCGGCTTCCACTCCTGGGCGCGGACATCCGTGAGCTCCGTATCGGCCTCGCCGGGCCGCTTCCGCGGTGCAGGAGCCACCTCGAGCACCGACTCGCTAGATACGTTGAGCAACGGACCGGAGGGCTGCGTGGTGGCAGCAGCGGCAGCCCGCAGCGAGAAGGAGCAGCTGCAGGCGCTGAACGACCGCTTCGCAGGCTACATCGACAAGGTGCGGCAGCTCGAAGCACATAACCGCAGCCTGGAAGGCGAGGCGGCGGCGCTGCGGCAGCAGCAGGCGGGCCGCTCCGCCATGGGCGAGCTGTACGAGCGAGAGGTACGCGAGATGCGCGGTGCAGTGCTGCGCCTAGGCGCGGCGCGCGGCCAGCTGCGCCTGGAGCAGGAGCACCTGCTGGAAGACATCGCGCACGTGCGCCAGCGCCTAGACGACGAGGCCCGGCAGCGGGAGGAAGCTGAGGCGGCAGCGCGCGCACTCGCGCGCTTTGCGCAGGAGGCTGAGGCGGCACGCGTCGAGCTGCAGAAGAAAGCGCAAGCACTGCAGGAAGAGTGCGGCTACCTGCGGCGTCACCACCAGGAGGAGGTGGGCGAGCTGCTCGGCCAGATCCAGGGCTGCGGCGCCGCGCAGGCGCAGGCGCAGGCCGAGGCGCGCGACGCCCTTAAGTGCGACGTGACGTCGGCGCTGCGCGAAATCCGCGCGCAACTCGAAGGCCACGCGGTGCAGAGCACGCTTCAGTCGGAGGAGTGGTTCCGAGGTTTGTAGGCCCGCGGTGGTGTGGGCGGggggcgccccctggtggcctGGCAGGGTGGACTCCCAGGGTgaagggggcagggctggagggtGTACTGCTCAGCTTCCCCTGCAAAGTGCATTCCCCTTAGTTAAACGACAGTTTCACTCTGGGTCTCTGGAGAtaacccccttcccttccctgcagcTCTGGGTTCTCCTTTGGCTGCCCTCCTCCAGGGGCCTTATAGCTGTCCTGAAGCTCTGGATCCCCTCTGTCCCCCCGCCCAAGATTGGATAACCCCACTCTGAGGCCCCTTTCCATCAGGTTCCTAACACAGTTCCAAAGCAGTGACGGCTTCTAGTCACAGGCACTGAGGACTCTTTGCCCTTCAAAGTAACATGCCTTCCCTGCCCAACACTGCCCATCCCCCTTGCCTGCATCCTGCAGGGGACCCCATTCTCCAGACTCCTATTAGGCTGCTCCCCAGTGAGGGATCATCACCTCAGCGAATGGGTATGTGAGGCTGAGGTGGCCCCTCAATGTCCTCTCTCCACTTGAGAAGCTGGGAGCCTCTTAAgttcccccctcctcccaactCCATGATGCTCTGAGTCAGCTAGattgcagcagcagcagctccgAAGCTGTGCCCAGCACCTGCAGGGTGACCTTGACTAACACTTGCCTtctctggttttcatttctttgggggtTAAAAGGGGAGGCGGTTGACCAGCTGAGCCTCTTACTCAGGGGAGCTATATGATCCTTCCTGAAACTCTGTATACaacttttgcatttttcttgggAGAGGGTGCAGAGGCTCCAGCGATTTTCAAACAGGTCTGTGATCCACAATGGGTAAGGGTCCTCACCCACTTTGATGGTTTCTAAGTCTTTGCCCAACACTAGCAGGGAATGCCAGGAAAGCTAGAACTTAGATGCATGGTTTTTCCCAttacttttcctctcctttgtagTGGCAgaaccttcccctcccccatttctgcAGCAAGACACCTCCCACAGCAAACCTCTCTGCTCTCTTGGGCTTTGCCCTTCACATAGACAAACCATCCCAGGACTTCTGGCCCATCCAACTGGCTTCCCTTCTCCCGGTCCACCCTCCCGACTCAGGCCCTGGGTGTTACTATTTTGGGATGCAGGATATTCACTTTCAGGAGATGTAGATTAGTCTCCAGACCTCCACTGATCCTGAGAGATCTTCTGGGAACCAGCAGCCCATTGCTCACAGGGGCCAGGGTGTGGCTGTCCTTGGCACAGGGACTCCTGTGCTAGAGAATGCACAgccaggtgggggaagggacagagaagatgGCGCATGGGCCCCAGGCTCTGCGGTGACCTTGGGTTCTACAGAGACAAAAACCTGCAAGAAAGGGGCTATGGCTATATAGTAGCTCATAGCACCTTTATACCTCCAAAGGTCACAGGCTTATTAACTTGTTCAGCTACATGCTCAGAGTTAAGCCCTGTATGCCAAGTTTCACATTTAAACACTAGCACCGCCAGCCCTTGCTGGGAAGCTGAACTGGGTATTAGGACCAGAACTGGGGGCTTCTTCTGCCTTATGAGTTTTCAGATCCTGAATTGGGGGAGACAATCTAATCTTTGGAACCAGATAGACACTAGATTTGAATCTTAGCTCTACTGCTTACTAGCTAGGTGGCCTTGGATAGTAGTAATTTGCCTATCACAAAGGATAGGGTGGATTAAGAACCCAAGATGGCACCAGGCACCCAGTAGGTCCTCAACCCACGTGTGTCACCTTTTGGATCAGTAGAATCCAAATCCAGGTGTGTCTAACTCTGTTCCTTGTCTCCTTCTTCCCCAGTGAGGCTGGACAGACTCTCAGAGGCAGCCAAGGTGAACACAGATGCCATGCGCTCAGCACAGGAGGAGATAACTGAGTATCGGCGCCAGCTACAGGCCAGGACCACAGAGCTGGAGGCGCTCAAAGGCACCAAGGACTCATTAGAGAGGCAACGCTCTGAGCTGGAGGACCGTCATCAGGCCGATATCGCATCCTACCAGGtgggcaggggtggagcagagaccAGACTACCTTACCTGGTTGGGTTATCCTGAACAAGTCACTGCCCCTCTCTCGGCAGGGTTGTGGTGGTGAAGACCATGGGCCTTGGAGTCAGTCAGACATATGAGGGGTACCACTGTGTCTTTCTAGCTGAGTGGCCCCAGGAAAGTTACCTGCTTTATCTGAATCCGAATTCCTTTaatgcaatgaagaaaaaaaaaagaatgcccacTTTGCTCTGCAAAGGTTAAAGAGATGGGCAAACTTTTCATGAGCTGTGTGTGAGCCTGCTCAGCAGGGTCTTAGTCACAGTGCACATCTGGTAAATAATAACCAGTGTCTGGGAGTGAGCGTAGCCTGGGGAAGGCCTTGGCAGATTCCTTGCATTAAAGACAACTggcaaaagaaaataacactttGAAAGAACGTATTATGCAAGTATGGTGATTGTGGTGATTGTGGATAAATTAGAGAACggagaaagcagaaaggaggCAATAAAAATCAGCCATAATGTTTCACTTTAAGCAGGGCTAAGTGAGCCTGGGGACGGGAGAAGCTTCCACTGGTATTTAACCTGCTTCTGTGTGTTGCTTCAGTCATCAGCTGCGGGTGCTTCCTCAGCCCTATCTGGCAGGCACTTGGGAGCATTGGGAGCCAAAGCAGACAAGGCTGTGTTCCTGCTGAGCATTTTCTAAGCTTAAAAGATCTGTAAAACGTCACCCATCATTCCTGGTGTGTTTCATTCGAGACCACTCCCCAGGTTGAGGTCATATACATACACGGCAGGATTTTTGCTTCAGCTGGTTTCCATGTCCATGAATGAGGCTGCCACAGCTTTGACAGCATGGCCCCAGTGAGACTGGCTAGATTGAACTGTTTTGGGTTTGCACAGTCTGCCCCAGCTTCTCTGGTGCTGAAGGCCAGGCACTGGCTGGTGCATGACATGTGTGTGTGACCTCTCCTCCCCAGGAAGCCATCCAGCAGCTGGACACCGAGCTGAGGAACACCAAGTGGGAAATGGCAGCCCAGCTCCGAGAGTACCAGGACCTGCTCAATGTCAAGATGGCTCTGGATATTGAGATCGCTGCTTACAGGTGAGGTGGGCCAGGGGCCTTTGGGATGGTGGGGAGCCCTTGCGTTCTTATGAGAAGCGAAGCACTGAGTTTCAAGTTCCCAGCAAGGTGGCCTGTCTtagcaaaaagaattttttttattgtggtaaaatgtgTATAACACAAAATTTGctatttaaccatttttaagtgtacagttcagtggcattaagtacacttacattgttgtgcaacagtcaccaccatctatctctagaacttttttcatcttcccaaactgaaatccTGTGCTTGATAATGAATAACTCCCCActgccctttcctcccttcctctggccctggcaaccatcatcctgatttctaagagaaataagtcttGAGAGTGGCTTATTTTCATTCTGACAGTGATTTAGAGGATTAATGTTCCTCATCCCTCCCCAAATCCAACTGACTAGAGGTCTGCTTTGGAGGGAAGGGAGATACTTCAGTTGTCAGGGGCCTTTACAATTCTCTTAGTGTTTTTTAGCTCCCTGAGCTTTGGTTTTCCGGggaaataaaatggggatgataataacaGTACTGTTGTTGGGTTGTCAGGAGGAGGTGCTAATCCAGTTCCTGAGCGGATCTCAGTACCGCTGGGTTGTCACAGAGCAAGCCCTCAGGAAATGGTAGCCAGGAGAAGGTCATGAGACCTCCCAATTTAGCAATCTCTTGCTAAAGAGCAGGCTGACCCCCTGAAGACCTGTCCCAGTTGCTGGCTTTACTTCTCACCTCTTGGGTCTAGTTTGTAATCTTGGTGCTCAGAGTGTGGTCCATGAACCAGCACAATTGGCATCTTCCACAAGCATGTTAGAAAGTCAGActctcaggtcccaccccagatttactgaatcagaatctgcattttaactagATCGCTGGGGGATGTGTATGCTGTTAAATTTGCAAAGCACTGGTCCCTAGGGGTAACCCCTATACCTACTGTGAGGCAGGTACTGCCAGgttctttttattcattatctCACTGAAACAATCCTCTGAGGTAGGGACTCTTAGTGACCCTCTTTTTGCCAATGAAGAAACTTGAGGCTTAAAGTGTTTGAGTGGCTTGGCTGAGGTCACATATCTACTGAGTAGGAAAGGGTAGAAACTGCTGCCCCCTCCCTATTCCTAAAACTCAAAGAATTTTGAGTTTGACATTCCAATGGGTATATTCTGAGACCTGTTAATCACAAATTTATAAATGTGGAATTGTTTGCTCAGGCTCCCATCTTCCTCTTAAATGTTTTAGTTGAGGGAcaattaatgtaatttttgttAATGCAGGTGCTCTCTCTTGAGGACCATGTTTTTGTGCATGTTAGGGGAGGTTGTTTTATAAGTTTCATACTTAGCTGCAATAAAACCCCAGTGCCATTGGGGTGCAGATTCTGGGTAGTTCCTGGGATGATTTGCCAAGTGACTTTTTCCGGTCTCAAAGTGCCCACTATTCACATTCCTTCCTCCACCAAAGTCCATACCGTTGGATTCTATGGGCCTTCAGAGTAACTCAAGAAGACCCCCAATCCATCGATCTGTTctgagttaataataataatgtgttcCATTATCCATTCTGCAGAAAACTCCTGGAGGGCGAAGAGTGTCGGATTGGCTTTGGCCCCAGTCCTTTCTCCCTTCCAGAAGCACTCCCCAAAATTCCCTCTGCAGCCACTCACATAAAGGTCAAAAGTGAAGAGAAGATCAAGGTGGTAGAAaagtcagagaaggaaactgTGATTTTGGAGGAACAGACAGAGGAGATCCAAGTGACTGAAGAAGTGactgaagaagaagagaaagaggccaAAGAGGagaagggtgaggaggaggaagcagaaggaggagaagaagaaacaaaatctccCTCAGCAGAAGAGGCTGCATCTCCAGAGAAGGAGGAGGCCAAGTCACCAGTTGGAGCCAAGTCCCCGGTGAAGGAAGAAGCTAAGTCCCCAGCCGAGGCCAAGTCCCCAGTGAAGGAAGAGGCTAAGTCACCAGAAAAGGCTAAGTCACCCATGAAAGAAGAAGCAAAATCACCAGCTGAGGCCAAGTCCCCTGTGAAGGAAGAGGCCAAGTCTCCAGCTGAGGTGAAGTCCCCTGAGAAAGCTAAATCCCCTGTGAAAGAAGAAGCAAAATCCCCAACTGAGGTGAAGTCTCCAGAGAAGACCAAGTCCCCTGCGAAGGAAGAAGCAAAGTCCCCAGTGGAGGCCAAGTCCCCAGAGAAGGCCAAGTCCCCTGTGAAGGAAGAGGCNNNNNNNNNNCCTGTGAAGGAAGAGGCCAAATCCCCTGAGAAGGCCAAGTCCCCAGAAGCCAAGACCCcagcaaaggaggaagaaaggtccCCTGCAGACATCAAATCTCCTGAAAAGGCAAAAAGCCCTGTCAAGGAGGAGGTCAAGTCCCCAGAGAAGGTGAAATCTCCTGTGAAGGAGGAGACCAAGGCTTCTGAGAAAGAGGTCACAAAGAAGGAAGAGGCAAAGTCCCCcgtgaaggaggaagagaaacccCAGGAAGTGAAAGTCAAAGAGCCCCCGAAGAAGGTCGAGGAAGAGAAAGCTCCAGCCACACCAAAACCTGAGGAGAAGAAGGACAGCAAGAAAGATGAGGTGCCCAAGAAGGAGACTCCAAAGTCTGAGGTCCAGGAAAAGAAGGAACCTGCTGTGGAGAAGCCCAAAGAATCCAAGGTTGAAGCCAAGAAAGAGGCTGAAGATAAGAAAAAAGCAGTGACCCCAGAGAAGGAGGCTCCTGCCAAGGTGAAGGAGGAGGCCAAGCCCAAAGAGAAGGCTGAGGTGGCCAAGAAGGAGCCAGATGATGCCAAGGCCAAAGAACCCAGCAAAGCAGcagagaaggagccagaaaagCCAAAGAAGGAAGAGACACCAGCAGCACCTGAGAAAAAAGATGCCAAGGAGGAGAAGACCACAGAGGCCAAGAAGCCTGAAGAGAAACCCAAAGAGGAGCCTGGCAAGGAGGCCCCCACACCTGGCAAAGCCAAGACGGAAAAGGCTGAGAAATCCTCTAGCACAGACCAGAAAGACAGCAGGCCTCCAGAGAAGGCCACAGAAGACAAGGCCTCCA
This genomic window contains:
- the NEFH gene encoding neurofilament heavy polypeptide, translated to MMSFSGADALLGAPFAPLHGGGSLHYALARKGGARSAAGSSSGFHSWARTSVSSVSASPGRFRGAGATSSTDSLDTLSNGPEGCVVAAAAARSEKEQLQALNDRFAGYIDKVRQLEAHNRSLEGEAAALRQQQAGRSAMGELYEREVREMRGAVLRLGAARGQLRLEQEHLLEDIAHVRQRLDDEARQREEAEAAARALARFAQEAEAARVELQKKAQALQEECGYLRRHHQEEVGELLGQIQGCGAAQAQAQAEARDALKCDVTSALREIRAQLEGHAVQSTLQSEEWFRVRLDRLSEAAKVNTDAMRSAQEEITEYRRQLQARTTELEALKGTKDSLERQRSELEDRHQADIASYQEAIQQLDTELRNTKWEMAAQLREYQDLLNVKMALDIEIAAYRKLLEGEECRIGFGPSPFSLPEALPKIPSAATHIKVKSEEKIKVVEKSEKETVILEEQTEEIQVTEEVTEEEEKEAKEEKGEEEEAEGGEEETKSPSAEEAASPEKEEAKSPVGAKSPVKEEAKSPAEAKSPVKEEAKSPEKAKSPMKEEAKSPAEAKSPVKEEAKSPAEVKSPEKAKSPVKEEAKSPTEVKSPEKTKSPAKEEAKSPVEAKSPEKAKSPVKEEAXXXPVKEEAKSPEKAKSPEAKTPAKEEERSPADIKSPEKAKSPVKEEVKSPEKVKSPVKEETKASEKEVTKKEEAKSPVKEEEKPQEVKVKEPPKKVEEEKAPATPKPEEKKDSKKDEVPKKETPKSEVQEKKEPAVEKPKESKVEAKKEAEDKKKAVTPEKEAPAKVKEEAKPKEKAEVAKKEPDDAKAKEPSKAAEKEPEKPKKEETPAAPEKKDAKEEKTTEAKKPEEKPKEEPGKEAPTPGKAKTEKAEKSSSTDQKDSRPPEKATEDKASKGEK